The following proteins are co-located in the Synechococcus sp. PROS-U-1 genome:
- a CDS encoding ferredoxin--nitrite reductase — protein MTTSSPSRPYLDGKKLNKIEQNKAAKDGLLVGSEIEKFAELGWEQVDETDLQLRLKWYGMFWRPKTPGKFMLRLRVPNGVLTSDQLRVVGSIVERYGENGSCDITTRQNLQLRGVLLGDLPEILKRLTEAGLSTIQSGFDNPRNVTGNPIAGIDPNEIVDTRPYTTELQNFLTNNCQGNPEYSNLPRKWNTAVAGAKDNFLLHNDIVFHPVERDGVMGFGVWIGGVLSSQMNAYAVPLNAWVKPDEICKMTDAVIRLWRDNGERDKRPKGRFRLYLDQVGHDVFRSQVEELFGPLTPDPGSVFNTTPRSHYGFHPQKQEGLSYAGLHVPVGRLTAQDLQDLATASLNYGSGEVRLTEDQNVILVGLANDKLDALKADTLVQRFPLEPGHIAAGTVSCTGNTYCGFALTNTKDQALEAAKELDKELNLPEELKIHWTGCPNTCGQAYMGAIGLTGTKAKNSEGVMGEGYTMTIGGSQGANPSIGEIHRKAIPADEIKAALKEVLIDKFGATPKA, from the coding sequence ATGACTACTAGCTCTCCCTCCAGGCCTTACCTGGATGGCAAGAAGCTCAACAAGATCGAGCAGAACAAGGCGGCCAAAGATGGCCTGTTGGTCGGTAGCGAGATTGAAAAATTCGCAGAACTCGGCTGGGAGCAGGTGGATGAGACCGACCTTCAACTGCGTTTGAAGTGGTACGGCATGTTCTGGCGTCCGAAAACGCCAGGCAAGTTCATGCTCCGCCTGCGTGTGCCCAATGGAGTACTGACCTCAGATCAACTTCGTGTGGTTGGTTCGATCGTCGAGCGCTACGGCGAAAACGGCAGTTGCGACATCACCACGCGGCAGAACCTGCAGTTGCGTGGTGTGCTGCTGGGCGACCTGCCAGAGATTCTTAAACGACTAACGGAAGCAGGTCTTAGCACGATTCAATCCGGCTTCGACAATCCCCGCAACGTCACTGGCAACCCAATCGCCGGAATCGATCCCAACGAGATCGTCGACACGCGGCCCTACACAACCGAGCTGCAGAACTTCCTCACCAACAACTGCCAAGGCAACCCGGAGTATTCCAACTTGCCCCGCAAGTGGAACACAGCCGTTGCAGGGGCGAAGGACAACTTCCTGCTCCACAACGACATCGTCTTCCACCCCGTGGAACGAGATGGGGTGATGGGATTTGGCGTGTGGATCGGCGGTGTTCTGTCATCGCAGATGAACGCCTATGCCGTTCCCCTGAACGCCTGGGTGAAGCCAGACGAAATCTGCAAGATGACCGACGCCGTGATCCGGCTCTGGCGCGACAACGGCGAACGGGACAAGCGCCCCAAAGGCCGCTTCCGCCTCTATCTGGATCAGGTGGGCCACGACGTGTTCCGCAGCCAAGTGGAAGAACTCTTCGGTCCGCTGACACCGGATCCTGGCTCCGTGTTCAACACCACGCCCCGCTCCCACTACGGATTCCACCCGCAGAAACAGGAGGGCCTGTCCTACGCCGGTCTGCACGTTCCAGTCGGCCGCCTGACCGCCCAGGATCTTCAGGATTTGGCCACCGCAAGCCTCAACTACGGCAGTGGTGAGGTGCGTCTTACCGAAGATCAGAACGTCATCCTCGTGGGCCTTGCGAACGACAAGCTCGACGCCCTGAAAGCCGACACCCTGGTGCAGCGCTTCCCGCTGGAGCCCGGCCATATCGCTGCCGGAACGGTGTCCTGCACCGGCAACACCTACTGCGGCTTCGCCCTCACCAACACCAAGGACCAAGCTCTCGAGGCGGCCAAAGAACTCGACAAAGAGCTCAATCTCCCCGAGGAGCTGAAGATCCATTGGACCGGCTGCCCCAACACCTGCGGACAGGCCTACATGGGTGCCATCGGCCTCACCGGCACCAAGGCAAAAAACAGCGAGGGAGTCATGGGTGAGGGCTACACGATGACCATCGGCGGTTCCCAAGGCGCCAACCCAAGCATCGGCGAAATCCACCGCAAGGCCATCCCCGCCGATGAGATCAAGGCAGCGCTGAAAGAGGTGTTGATCGACAAATTCGGGGCCACCCCGAAGGCCTGA
- a CDS encoding formate/nitrite transporter family protein → MDYVLPNELVDGMIAAGGKKSTVSVKNLLIRGFYSGAILGLAVILALTVGITVKAPFVGSLLFPFGFASIVLFGMELVTGNFALLPMATWAGKSTWGATFRNWVWVWIGNWIGTAVVAVIMAISLTSGTMDGAADNVGPPIWDAVAQKIMALNQINVEKKYEALGSMGFFLAFLRGLVANWLVCLGVTMALVSKSVPGKILACWLPITAFQSMGMEHIVVNQFLHTAGPILGSGVPFTKVIFWNFLPVTLGNIVGGMVFIGMLFYSTHRTHMENVLPTEHDEKLERELAAELGAR, encoded by the coding sequence ATGGACTACGTCCTACCCAATGAGCTTGTCGACGGCATGATTGCCGCCGGCGGCAAAAAATCAACGGTCAGCGTGAAGAACCTGCTGATCCGCGGCTTTTACTCCGGAGCCATTCTTGGCCTGGCGGTGATCCTGGCCCTGACCGTGGGCATCACCGTGAAAGCGCCCTTCGTCGGCTCACTTCTATTCCCCTTCGGCTTCGCCAGCATCGTGCTGTTTGGCATGGAGCTGGTCACCGGCAACTTTGCGCTGCTGCCGATGGCCACCTGGGCTGGCAAAAGCACCTGGGGCGCCACCTTCCGCAATTGGGTCTGGGTCTGGATCGGTAACTGGATCGGCACCGCAGTTGTGGCCGTGATCATGGCGATCAGCCTCACCAGCGGCACCATGGATGGCGCTGCTGACAATGTCGGCCCGCCGATCTGGGATGCCGTGGCCCAGAAGATCATGGCTCTCAATCAAATCAACGTTGAGAAGAAGTACGAGGCCCTGGGAAGCATGGGCTTTTTCCTCGCCTTCCTGCGCGGACTGGTGGCCAACTGGCTGGTCTGCCTTGGCGTAACCATGGCTCTGGTGAGCAAGAGCGTTCCTGGCAAAATCCTGGCCTGCTGGCTTCCGATCACGGCCTTCCAATCGATGGGCATGGAGCACATCGTGGTGAACCAGTTCCTGCACACCGCTGGGCCGATCCTTGGTTCAGGTGTCCCCTTCACCAAGGTGATCTTCTGGAACTTCCTGCCGGTCACCCTGGGCAACATCGTGGGCGGCATGGTGTTCATCGGCATGCTCTTCTACAGCACCCACCGCACACATATGGAGAACGTGCTGCCGACCGAGCACGATGAAAAGCTGGAGCGTGAGCTCGCTGCTGAACTGGGTGCCCGCTGA